The following coding sequences lie in one Vallitalea longa genomic window:
- a CDS encoding superoxide dismutase, giving the protein MYKPQVFNFNTVDGISKKQLEEHYALYEGYVNKFAEINNLLKDKENYENPSATYSTLRSLKKGESFSLNGIILHQLYFGNITGKKPKIYGRILDMINRDFGSYDNFVEMFTNTGLSMRGWVVLIQGDYNGKLRIIGQDSHDDGTVYNGKPILVLDVYEHAYMIDFGIDRKEYIKVFFDNINWDVVNKRLETAKTVAYR; this is encoded by the coding sequence ATGTACAAACCTCAAGTCTTTAATTTCAATACTGTAGATGGTATTTCAAAAAAACAGTTAGAAGAGCATTATGCTCTATACGAAGGATATGTTAATAAATTTGCGGAAATCAACAATTTGTTAAAAGATAAAGAGAACTATGAGAATCCTAGTGCAACTTATAGCACATTAAGATCATTGAAAAAAGGCGAATCGTTTTCACTGAATGGTATTATATTACATCAACTATATTTTGGTAATATAACAGGTAAAAAGCCTAAAATATATGGCAGGATATTAGATATGATTAATAGAGATTTCGGTTCATATGATAACTTTGTGGAAATGTTCACTAATACAGGACTTAGTATGCGTGGATGGGTTGTTCTGATACAAGGTGATTATAATGGTAAACTTAGGATTATTGGACAGGACAGTCATGATGATGGAACAGTATATAACGGTAAACCTATACTGGTTCTGGATGTATATGAACATGCATATATGATTGATTTTGGCATTGACAGAAAAGAATATATTAAGGTTTTCTTTGATAATATTAATTGGGATGTCGTTAATAAACGCTTAGAAACAGCTAAAACAGTTGCCTATAGATAA